A region from the Aegilops tauschii subsp. strangulata cultivar AL8/78 chromosome 5, Aet v6.0, whole genome shotgun sequence genome encodes:
- the LOC109752372 gene encoding 3-hydroxy-3-methylglutaryl-coenzyme A reductase 3, with protein MAVEVRRATAPRGGARPAEGRGARVQAGDALPLPIRHTNLIFSALFAASLAYLMRRWREKIRSSTPLHVVGLTEIFAICGLVASLIYLLSFFGIAFVQSVVSNSDDEDEDFLIASAQPQPKPAPAPAPAQCALLQSAGPAPEVMPEGDEEIVADVVAGKIPSYVLETRLGDCRRAAGIRRESLRRITGREINGLPLDGFDYASILGQCCEMPVGYVQLPVGVVGPLLLDGRRLYVPMATTEGCLVASTNRGCKAIAESGGASSVVFRDGMSRAPVARFPTARRAAELMRFLENPDNFDTLSVVFSRSTRFGRLQGVKCALAGRNLYMRFTCSTGDAMGMNMISKGVQHVLDYLEEDFPDMDVVSISGNFCSDKKSAAVNWIEGRGKSVVCEAIIREEVVEKVLKTNVQSLVELNVIKNLAGSAVAGALGGFNAHASNIVSAIFIATGQDPAQNVESSQCITMLEAVNGGRDLHISVTMPSIEVGTVGGGTQLASQSACLDLLGVKGANRESPGSNARLLATVVAGAVLAGELSLISAQAAGHLVQSHMKYNRSRKDMSNAAAC; from the exons atGGCCGTGGAGGTCCGCCGCGCGACGGCGCCGCGCGGGGGCGCGCGCCCCGcggaggggaggggggcgcgggtGCAGGCCGGGGACGCGCTGCCGCTGCCGATCCGCCACACCAACCTCATCTTCTCCGCTCTCTTCGCCGCCTCGCTCGCCTACCTCATGCGCCGCTGGCGGGAGAAGATCCGCTCCTCCACGCCGCTCCACGTCGTGGGGCTCACCGAGATCTTCGCCATCTGCGGCCTCGTCGCCTCGCTCATCTACCTCCTCAGCTTCTTCGGCATCGCCTTCGTCCAGTCCGTCGTCTCCAACAGcgacgacgaggacgaggacTTCCTCATCGCCTCCGCCCAGCCGCAGCCCAagcccgcccccgcccccgcccccgcgcAGTGCGCGCTGCTGCAGAGCGCCGGCCCCGCGCCCGAGGTAATGCCGGAGGGGGACGAGGAGATCGTCGCCGACGTCGTCGCCGGGAAGATCCCCTCCTACGTCCTGGAGACGAGGCTGGGCGACTGCCGCCGGGCCGCCGGGATCCGCCGCGAGTCGCTGCGCCGGATCACGGGGAGGGAGATCAACGGCCTCCCGCTCGACGGCTTCGACTACGCCTCCATCCTCGGCCAGTGCTGCGAGATGCCCGTGGGGTACGTGCAGCTGCCCGTGGGCGTCGTCGGGCCGCTCCTCCTCGACGGCCGCCGGCTCTACGTCCCGATGGCCACCACCGAGGGCTGCCTCGTCGCCAGCACCAACCGTGGATGCAAGGCCATTGCCGAGTCTGGCGGTGCTTCCAGCGTCGTGTTCCGTGACGGGATGAGCCGCGCCCCCGTCGCCAGGTTCCCAAccgcccgccgcgccgccgagcTCATGAGATTCTTGGAGAACCCGGACAACTTCGATACTCTGTCTGTGGTCTTCAGCAG ATCAACGAGATTCGGAAGGCTGCAGGGGGTCAAATGCGCGTTGGCAGGGAGGAACCTGTACATGAGGTTCACCTGCAGCACTGGTGATGCCATGGGGATGAACATGATCTCCAAGGGCGTGCAACATGTGCTGGACTACCTAGAGGAGGATTTCCCTGATATGGATGTCGTCAGCATCTCAG GCAATTTTTGTTCTGACAAGAAATCAGCTGCTGTAAATTGGATTGAGGGGCGCGGTAAGTCCGTGGTTTGTGAGGCAATAATCAGAGAGGAAGTTGTGGAGAAGGTTCTCAAGACCAACGTTCAGTCACTCGTCGAGTTGAACGTGATCAAGAACCTTGCTGGTTCAGCTGTTGCTGGAGCTCTTGGGGGTTTCAATGCCCACGCAAGCAACATTGTATCAGCTATCTTCATTGCCACTGGTCAAGATCCTGCACAAAATGTTGAGAGCTCACAGTGTATCACGATGTTGGAAGCTGTAAATGGTGGCAGAGACCTTCACATCTCCGTCACTATGCCATCCATTGAG GTGGGCACAGTTGGTGGAGGCACGCAGCTGGCCTCACAGTCGGCCTGCTTGGACCTACTGGGCGTCAAAGGCGCCAACAGGGAATCCCCGGGATCGAATGCTAGGCTGCTCGCCACGGTGGTGGCTGGTGCGGTCCTGGCTGGGGAGCTGTCCCTTATCTCTGCTCAGGCTGCCGGGCATCTGGTCCAGAGCCACATGAAATACAACAGATCCAGGAAGGATATGTCCAATGCCGCCGCTTGCTGA